The following coding sequences are from one Veillonella rodentium window:
- a CDS encoding ECF transporter S component produces MNNNERPVDDNSTVSISDNPKLSDEETKQGKPKKKGITIRELTIIGLLAGITIALGLSGYGIIPLGPLNVTTLHVPTLIGAIVEGPKVGAFVGFIFGCYSLWQNITAPNILSPLFFNPIVSVLPRAIFPVLAYLVYLLLWKAPQGPRIIVAAFMGTVFHTIMVMGLIFLLYADMFAFKMNLSSDQVLETIVVLSVTHGIPEAIFAGVIVTPVALALRKMLRKDTPKKVKADHVNTEAVVQENITK; encoded by the coding sequence ATGAACAACAATGAACGTCCAGTAGATGATAACTCAACTGTATCAATCTCGGACAATCCGAAACTGTCTGATGAGGAGACAAAGCAAGGCAAACCGAAAAAGAAGGGGATCACTATTCGTGAATTGACCATTATCGGTCTGTTAGCGGGTATCACAATAGCATTAGGCCTTTCCGGTTATGGAATTATTCCATTGGGACCTCTTAATGTGACAACATTACATGTTCCAACTTTGATTGGGGCAATCGTGGAAGGACCGAAGGTCGGTGCTTTTGTGGGCTTTATTTTCGGCTGCTATAGTTTGTGGCAGAATATTACGGCTCCGAATATCTTATCTCCTTTATTTTTTAATCCTATTGTTTCCGTCTTGCCCCGTGCTATTTTCCCCGTATTGGCATACTTGGTATATCTTTTATTATGGAAAGCCCCTCAAGGTCCGCGTATCATCGTCGCTGCATTTATGGGAACCGTGTTCCATACGATTATGGTAATGGGCTTGATTTTTCTGCTATATGCGGATATGTTTGCGTTCAAGATGAATCTTAGTTCGGATCAAGTACTCGAAACCATTGTAGTTTTATCAGTTACGCATGGTATTCCGGAGGCAATCTTTGCGGGTGTTATTGTAACACCTGTTGCATTGGCGCTACGTAAGATGTTGCGCAAGGATACACCTAAAAAGGTAAAAGCTGATCATGTGAATACTGAGGCCGTTGTACAAGAAAACATAACAAAATAG
- the scfA gene encoding six-cysteine ranthipeptide SCIFF, whose amino-acid sequence MSKRIRTINTESLQKTAKTGGCGECQTSCQSACKTSCTVGNQVCKQK is encoded by the coding sequence ATGTCTAAACGTATTCGTACAATCAACACTGAATCTTTACAGAAAACTGCTAAAACCGGCGGTTGTGGAGAATGTCAAACATCCTGCCAATCCGCTTGCAAAACAAGCTGCACGGTAGGTAACCAAGTTTGCAAACAAAAATAA
- the scfB gene encoding thioether cross-link-forming SCIFF peptide maturase — translation MLELQPMIHKFRMKGNYYCLDVNSGIIHVIDELIDRVLDIYDGTNRNAVHAVMDSQEDATELDEIMDELDELIANEQLFAPMSKEFKLVVGEKPIVKALCLNIAHDCNLACKYCFASQGDYGGVKRELMSFDVAKRAVDFLIKMSGSRQHCEIDFFGGEPLLNWDVVKQTVEYIESVQKQHNKIFKLTLTTNGMLLTQDKIDYVNEHKMSLVLSLDGRESVHNAMRPVAGSGAESYKFIAKNLVNAVKQRHGLEYYVRGTYTHKNLDFTKDVMAMSDLGFEHLSMEPVVGEDGDYVLREEDWPALEAEYEKLADLYLQRQLDGWGEKFNFFHFRMDLYRGPCMAKRLRGCGAGHEYMAVVPNGDIYPCHQFVGKDGYVLGNVFDGLKNTEIPKAFRNTHVFSKPTCAECWAKFFCSGGCHANNITLGGDLETPYEFGCRLQKKRIECAIMIQAELEQAGIDGSIPVALG, via the coding sequence ATGTTAGAATTACAACCAATGATCCATAAGTTTCGGATGAAGGGGAATTATTACTGTTTAGATGTAAACAGCGGTATTATTCACGTTATCGACGAACTCATCGATCGAGTTCTTGACATATATGATGGCACTAACCGGAATGCGGTGCATGCGGTGATGGATAGCCAAGAGGATGCAACAGAGCTCGACGAAATTATGGACGAGTTAGATGAACTGATTGCCAACGAACAATTATTTGCGCCTATGAGCAAGGAATTTAAACTTGTAGTAGGTGAAAAGCCTATTGTAAAGGCCTTATGTCTCAATATTGCGCACGATTGCAACTTGGCATGTAAATATTGTTTTGCCAGTCAAGGCGATTACGGTGGTGTAAAACGTGAGTTAATGAGTTTTGATGTGGCAAAGCGCGCCGTTGACTTTCTCATTAAAATGAGCGGGTCTCGTCAACATTGTGAAATCGACTTCTTTGGCGGTGAACCTTTGTTGAATTGGGATGTAGTGAAACAAACCGTTGAATACATTGAGTCCGTTCAAAAACAGCACAATAAGATTTTCAAGCTTACATTGACGACAAACGGGATGCTTTTAACACAGGATAAAATTGACTATGTGAATGAACATAAGATGAGTCTCGTCTTATCGTTGGACGGTCGTGAGTCCGTACATAATGCAATGCGCCCTGTAGCCGGCAGCGGTGCGGAGTCTTACAAGTTTATCGCGAAGAATCTCGTCAACGCCGTAAAACAACGTCATGGCCTTGAGTATTATGTACGTGGTACATATACGCATAAAAATCTCGACTTTACCAAGGATGTAATGGCCATGTCCGATTTAGGATTTGAACATTTATCTATGGAGCCTGTAGTCGGAGAGGACGGGGATTATGTATTGCGTGAAGAGGACTGGCCGGCTCTCGAGGCGGAATATGAGAAGTTAGCGGATCTTTACTTGCAGCGTCAACTGGACGGTTGGGGCGAAAAGTTTAATTTCTTCCATTTCCGTATGGATCTGTACCGTGGTCCATGCATGGCGAAACGTTTACGAGGTTGTGGTGCCGGTCACGAATATATGGCTGTTGTACCGAATGGAGATATTTATCCATGTCATCAATTTGTAGGTAAGGATGGTTATGTATTGGGCAATGTATTTGATGGATTGAAAAATACGGAGATTCCTAAGGCCTTCCGCAATACGCATGTATTTTCTAAACCTACATGTGCGGAATGCTGGGCTAAATTCTTCTGCTCCGGCGGATGCCATGCGAATAATATTACATTAGGCGGAGATTTGGAAACCCCTTATGAATTTGGTTGCCGATTGCAGAAAAAACGTATTGAGTGTGCTATCATGATTCAAGCTGAATTAGAACAGGCGGGAATTGATGGCAGTATTCCCGTTGCACTAGGTTAG